The DNA segment AGCCATTTGTTGCGTTGGCGCATTCATATGCTTTTCCGAGTCGTTTAGACGCCTTCTGGGAGCGATGTGACAAAACCGGGTCTGGAGTCAGACGGACCTTCAGGTGAAACGTTGTCGCTCAACCCCCCCCAGCGCGGAGAGGAAAGTCGCTTTCCGCTCTTCACGAAAAAGGAAAAAGGCGACTAACCCCATCCTAGAGATTTCCTTCATGGCACGGCACGGGCCCCGGCGGCAACAACACGAAAGTAGTAGGCCGGCCGCCGCCCAAGGATACGGTATGAGCCGCTCCACTTACGCGGCGTTCCGGCGCGCAAACTCCCATCCACGGCACTCCGGCCCGCCGCGGCGGCCGGTTGAACTTACGCGCAGCCTACGGATGGCGGGACGTCACCTTGTGCGCGGGTCCGCGCGCGGCGGCGTCCGCCGCCAGCTCCCTGCAGCGGCCCAGATCCAGTTTGCCTGAGCCCAGGACCGGCAGTTCGTCCACTTTCCTGATGATCTTGGGTACCCAGAGATTCGGGAAACCGGCGGCGGCCAGCTTTTCCCGCACCTCGTTCGGCTCCAAATCGCGCGTGCATAACAACACCAGGCTCTCGCCTTTGGCTTCGTCCGGCACCCCGACGACCGCCACCATTCGGTGCTCGTCGGAACGAAGGTCAAACTGCTCCATCAGTTTAGTCTCGATCGCCTCGTGCGGCACCATTTCACCCCCGATCTTCGAGAATCGGGAGATCCGCCCTTCGATGTAAAGGAAGCCGTCCTCGTCAAAACGGCCCAGGTCACCCGTCTTGAACCAACCGTCCTGCAGCACTTCCCGGCTTCTTGCCTCCTCGTTCAGGTAACCTTCAAAGACATTCGGCCCTTTAAGCCAGAGCATGCCCAGCTGGTAAGGAGACAGGAGGGCGTTAGTCTCGGGATCGCGGATTTGGGCTGCCTGGCCCGGGAGAAGTTTGCCTACCGAGCCGGCGCGCGAAGCCGGTTCGCGGCTGTCCGTCAGGTGGCGCTTCGCCGAATTCGGCAGGTTAACGCTTACGACCGGCGACATCTCGGTCAGCCCGTAACCTTCATGCACCCGGATATTGAATTGGGCCTCGAACGTTTGGGCGAGTTCTCGCGGCAGCTTCTCCGCCCCGGCAATCAGGAGTTTGACGCTGGCGAATTGTTTCGGCTCGGAGCGCTTCAAGTAGCCGCGGAGGAAGGTCGGGGTGGTCGCCAGGAGGGTTACCTTGTAGCGCTCGATGAGTTCCGCGTTTTTCTGAACGTCAAGCGGCGACGGGTAGGTGACCGTGCGCACCCCTTTGATCAACGGGTGCCAGAGAGTCACCGTGCAGCCGAAGCTGTGGAAAAACGGCAGGGAAGCCATCAGGGTGTCACGCTCGCCGAGGTGCACCAGGGTCCGGAACTGCATCACATTGCCGAGGACATTGCGGTGACTTAAAACCACCCCTTTGGGTTCGCCCGAAGTGCCGCTGGTGAAAAGCAGCACCGCTTCGCGCCGGTCGCCCTTGCGAGGCAGCCCGAGCACCCGGCTTATTAACCAACTCGGCGTGATCAGGGTAAACAGGCGCCAAGCCACAATTTTCGGCTTCAGCTGCGGGATCAATTCTTCCAGCCGGTAAACCTCCTGCGGCCAGGGGAAATCCTGAAGGCGCTTCATCACCGGTCTGGCCGAGATGGCGTGCAAAATTTCCCCGCGGCGGATTGCGGACTCGAGCGCCGCGCGTCCGGCCGTAAAGTTCAGGTTCACGGCCACCTTATCAGCGAGGGTGATCGCCAGGTTCGCCACGATGGCGCCCAGACCCGGCGGCAGCACGATCGCAACCCGCTGACCGGCGCAATGACTTTTAATCCACCTGCTTAGTGCGATCGCGGCCGCCAGCAGGTTGCCGCCCTTCATCCGGCGGTGATCCATCCCGTCGATCACGAGTTCCTTGAATTGATGGCGCTTTAACCCTCGGACGGTGGCTCGCCCAAGGTGGCCGTCAAGACCGGGACGCTGCTGGAAACAAAGCTCACCCAGTTCAAGCAGCCGCTCCCTCACCGTCCCGAGGCTCGCTGCAGCCGGCGTCACCGGGGCG comes from the Verrucomicrobiota bacterium genome and includes:
- a CDS encoding AMP-binding protein; translation: MPTHPGQKPKTLLRTVARAVYKVRPSGLENLPEGGFLLLPNHLNPADALALQLACPRPIRFIVHRSVYEIPWLKPVFKLAGAIPIANVRTKEALHKAVDRIRRGEVVCIFPERELGGNGTLVRLHKGFEVIARWSEGPAVPVWLEPLADSIFSVKRGGSFVRWPGRIQTPVAVSFGAPVTPAAASLGTVRERLLELGELCFQQRPGLDGHLGRATVRGLKRHQFKELVIDGMDHRRMKGGNLLAAAIALSRWIKSHCAGQRVAIVLPPGLGAIVANLAITLADKVAVNLNFTAGRAALESAIRRGEILHAISARPVMKRLQDFPWPQEVYRLEELIPQLKPKIVAWRLFTLITPSWLISRVLGLPRKGDRREAVLLFTSGTSGEPKGVVLSHRNVLGNVMQFRTLVHLGERDTLMASLPFFHSFGCTVTLWHPLIKGVRTVTYPSPLDVQKNAELIERYKVTLLATTPTFLRGYLKRSEPKQFASVKLLIAGAEKLPRELAQTFEAQFNIRVHEGYGLTEMSPVVSVNLPNSAKRHLTDSREPASRAGSVGKLLPGQAAQIRDPETNALLSPYQLGMLWLKGPNVFEGYLNEEARSREVLQDGWFKTGDLGRFDEDGFLYIEGRISRFSKIGGEMVPHEAIETKLMEQFDLRSDEHRMVAVVGVPDEAKGESLVLLCTRDLEPNEVREKLAAAGFPNLWVPKIIRKVDELPVLGSGKLDLGRCRELAADAAARGPAHKVTSRHP